From Erythrobacter sp. YJ-T3-07:
ATCTCCAAACCCTTCTCGCTGCGCCTGCTGGTTGCCCGCATCCGCGCGATCCTGCGCCGCAGCGGGCTGGAAGACGCCGCGCCGGAAGGCAGCGCCGACAGCCGGCTGAGCGAGGCGCGCGCCAGCTTCACCCGCGGGCGGCTGACGATGGACCCGGCCCGCCATCAGGTGACCTGGGACGGCAAGCCGGTCTCGCTCACCGTGACCGAGTTCCTGCTGCTCGAAGCGCTCGCCCACCGTCCCGGCGTCATCAAGAGCCGCAACCAGCTGATGGATGCCGCCTATCCGGACGACGTCTTCGTCGACGACCGGACGGTGGACAGCCATATCAAGCGCATGCGCAGGAAATTCCGCCAGGTCGATTCGAGCTTCGGCGCGATCGAGACGCTGTACGGGGCCGGTTACAGCTTCAGCGATGGCTGATTTCCCCAAAACTGGCGCCCATGGCTGACCGCGTCCGCGTGCGCCGCATCCCGCGCCCGCTGGAAGGCGGCGGCGTGTTCTCGCGCCTGTCGCTCACCGCGCGCATCCTCGCGGTCAATATCCTGCCACTGCTGCTGCTGGGCGGCGGGATCGTCTATCTCGATTCCTACCGCGCCCAGCTGCTCGACGAGCGCTACAAGCTCGCCCGGATCGAGGCGCAGATCACCGCCGAGGCGCTGGCCGGGGCGACCCGCGCGCGGCAGGACGCGCTGCTGCTCCAGATCGGCAAGGAACAGGACATGCGGCTGCGCCTGTTCGATCCCGAGGGCAAGCTGATCGCCGACAGTTTCGAACTGGGCGAGCCGACCTTCACCCTCGACGATCCGACCGACGACCCGTTCGAACTGCGCTTCGCCCGCTTCCTCGACCAGATCGTGGACACAGTGGTCAGCGCGCAGCCGGTGCCCCGGTATAACGAACCCGAGTCGAACAATGCCGATTCCTGGCCCGAACTGCAGCGCGCCCGCGAACTCGGCATCTCGCAAATCGAGCTGCGTCAGGCGGCGGACCGCACACCCGTCATCACCGCCGCCGCCCCGGTGGGGCTGCAGGGCACCACGCTGCTGACCACCCGCAACGCGGTCGACATTACCGAATCTGTACGGCGGGCACGCTCGACCCTGGGCACGGGCGTGTTCGTGACGCTGGCGGCATCGATTTTGCTCTCCCTGTTCCTCGCGCGGACGATCGTGACGCCGCTACAAACCCTCTCAAAGGCGGCCCAGCGCGTCCGGCTAGGGCGCGAGCGCGAGGTGCAGGTGCCGCGCCTGCCCGACCGGCGCGACGAGATCGGCATGCTCGCCCGGGCGGTCGCCGACATGACCGACGCGCTGCGCCACCGGATCGACGCGGTCGAGCATTTCGCCGCCGATGTCGCGCACGAGATCAAGAACCCGCTCGCCAGCCTGCGCAGCGCGACCGAATCGCTCGGCACGGTGGAAGACCCTGCCCTGCGCGCCCAGTTGCTCGACATCGCGATCCACGACGTGCGCCGGATCGACCGGCTGGTGACCGAGATTTCCGACGCCAGCCGGATCGATGCCGAAATGTCGCGCGCGACCTTCTCCATCGTCGATCTGACCGTGCTGGTCGGCAATATCATCGAACGACGGCGCAACCGCGGGCTCGACCAGGGGTGCGAGATCGCGTTCGAACATCCTCGCGGCAGCGCCCGCGTGGTCGGCGTGCCCGAGCGGCTGGAACGGGTGGTCGACAATCTCGTCGACAACGCGGTCTCCTTCTCGCCCGCAGGCGGCACGATCCGGATCGTGATCGCGCGGCAGGACGGCACGCTGTCGCTGATGGTGATGGATTCCGGCCCCGGCATCCCGCCCGAGGCGCGCGACAAGATTTTCGAGCGATTTCATTCGGATCGGCCCGAAAAGGAAGATTTCGGCCACCACAGCGGCTTGGGCCTCGCGATCGCTCGGACCATTGCCGAAGCGCACGAGGGGACGATGCGCGCAACCGACCGGCCCGATGGTGAACCCGGCGCGTGCCTGGTCCTGACGCTCCCCGTCGCGCCGGCGGATGACTCGCCGACTGGCTAGGTCCGCGCATTAGGCCTTATCCCGCGCTATAATACGCGTTAGGCGGTAGGCCCGCGCCAGGTGGCGCACCGCAACGGACACAATAGCGCGCATGAGCGAACCGCAGAAACTGATGCTGGTCACCGGAATGTCCGGCGCGGGCAAGACGACGACCCTGCGCGTGCTGGAGGACCTCGGCTGGGAAGCGGTCGATAACTTCCCCGTCCGCCTGCTGCGCCCGATGGTGCGCGAAGTGCTTGCCGGGGAAGACCGCGTGCCATTGGCTATAGGGTTCGACACGCGCACCCGCGGGTTCGAGCCGCAAACCGTCATCGCAATCGTCAAGAGCCTGCAGGAACGCGAGGATCTGGCGCTCTCCACCCTGTTCATCGATTGCCGCAGCTCCGAGCTCGAGCGCCGCTACAACGAGACGCGTCGCCGCCATCCGCTGGCCAATGGCCGCACCGCACTCGACGGCATTCTCGCCGAGCGCGACCTGCTCGAACCCCTGCGCCGCTGGGCCGACCTGCTGGTCGACACCAGCCAGCTGGCGACCAACGAGCTGCAGCAATTCGTCCGCCAGAACTTCGGCACCGACGGCGCGCCGCAGATCGCGGTGACCGTGTCCAGCTTCGGCTTCGCCCGGGGGATGCCGCCGCTGGCCGATCTGGTGTTCGACATGCGCTTCCTCGACAATCCGCACTGGGTCGAGGATCTGCGCGAGCAGACCGGGCTGGACGAGGATGTCGCGAACTTCCTCCACCAGACCGACGGATTCGAGGACAACTTCACCCGCATCCGCGAGCTGCTGATGGACCTGCTGCCGCGCTACGGCGCGCAGGGCAAAAGCTATGTCCACATCGCATTCGGCTGCACCGGGGGGCGTCACCGGTCGGTCTACACGGCAGAGCGGATGGCCGCTGCGCTGCGCGATGCGGGCTATTCGCCCACGGTCAGCCACCGCAATCTGGCGAGCCGGGCGACCGATACTGTGGAAATGCAGACCGCATGAGGCACCCCGGCGTTCGCGTTGGGCCTTGCCTTGGGCGTGTGTGCTTATAGACACGGGCACCATGATTGGCCTTATCCTGGTGACGCATGGACAACTCGCGCGCGAATTCGTGGCAGCGATGGAGCATGTCGTCGGCCCGCAGGACGCGATCTCCTCGGTCTGCATCGGTCCACAGGACGATGCCGAGGAATGCCGCGCCCAGATTCGCGACCAGATCGGCGAGGTCGATCGTGGTGAAGGCGTGATCATCCTGACCGACCTGTTCGGCGGAACGCCCTCCAACCTCGCGATCTCGCTGCTCGAGGAAGGGCGGGTCGAGGTGATCGCGGGGATCAATCTGCCCATGCTGATCCGGCTGGCGCGGGCACGCGAGGCGATGCCGGTGGCAGAGGCGGTGCGCGCGGCACGCGACGCAGGCCGCAACTACATCACCATCGCTTCGGAATTCCTCGCCCGGCCGAGCGACGAGATCAAGGCGGCGGGCAAATGAGCGAGCTGCGCAAGACCATCACCATCGTCAACCAGCGCGGCCTGCACGCACGCGCCAGCGCCAAGCTGGTCGAGGTGACCACCCGCTGGCCCGAGGCGACGGAGATCCAGGTCGCCAAGGACGGGCGCGCGGTCGACGGGCGCTCCATCCTCGACCTGATGATGCTGGGCGCGGCGCGCGGCGACGAGATCGAGCTGATCGTCGCGGGCGAAGATGCCGATGCGGCGCTGGCCGAGATCGCCCAGCTGGTCGAAACCGGTTTCGGCGAAGAATAGGCGCGAGCGCCTCCCCTCCCTCACATCGTCATGCCCCGTCGCGAGATCACCAGCTATTCCAACCCCACGATCAAGGCGCTGCGTTCGCTGCGGGAGAAGAAGCACCGCCAGCGCGAACGGCGCTTCCTCGCCGAAGGGCTGCGCCTGCTGACCGATGCGCGCGAGTCGGGCCGCGTGCCTGAAGTGCTGGTGATGGCCAGCAAGCGCGATCCCCATCCGCTGATCGACGCGCTGGAACACGCGGTTGAGGCGGCAGGCGGCGACGTGATCGAGACCACGCCCGACATTCTTTCCAAGATCACCGGCAAGGACAATCCGCAGGCAGTCGCGGGCGCCTTTGCCGAGTGGGACACCTCGCTCGACCGGATCGACCGAGACGCCGCGCCGATCTGGCTGGTCGCGCAGGCGCTGCGCGATCCCGGCAACCTTGGCACGATGTTGCGGACCGCCGATGCGGTGGGCGCCGGCGGGCTGATCCTGATCGACGATTGCGCCGATCCCTTCGGCGTGGAGGCGGTGCGCGCCAGCATGGGCGCGATCTTCACGCAAAATCTGGCCCGCGCGCGATGGGAGGAATTCCTGCCGTGGCTGCGTGAAGGACAGGGCCAGCTGGTCGCGGCAAGCTTGCGCGAGGCGGTCCCCTATCGCGGCGCGCCCTATGCGAGCCCATGCTTCGCGATGGTCGGCAACGAATCGCAGGGCCTGCCCGAAGCCTACGAGACGGCGTGCGACCTGCGCGTGACCATGCCGATGCGCGGACGGGCCGACAGCCTGAATGCGGCGGTGGCCGGCGCAGTGCTCGCCTACGAGGTGCTCGCCAGCCTCGAAGGATGACAGGGTGACACGTGTCACCCGGGTGTCACCCGGTTGGGGCGGCGACATTCTTCAAGAGAAACAATGCGCTGCTGCGCGCGAACTGCCGCAGGGTGACAGATGCGCGTTCTAGGCGCGCCGGGGAAGCCAACGATTGCAAAGAGCGATCGCGGTGTAGCCGATGCGTGAGATGTAGGAAATCCGCGCAGCCCCCCGCCACCCTCGTCATCCCGGGCTCGACCCGGGATCCCGCTTCTACCCCGGCAGCGTTTGGAGAAGCACCAACCCGGGTCGGAGCCCGGGGCGACGCTGGAGGCTGATCCGCGCCCGATCAGTCGCCCGCGACGAAGGCGGTGATCGTCCACTTCCCGTCGATCCGGTTCACCGCGATCCGGTAGTCGACGATGCTGCGCAGCGCATGGTCGGCGATATAACCTGCGGCACCATCCTGCGTCATCACGGCCTGATAACCGGTCTGCTGGTCTGTCTCCTCGTGCCCGTCGACATACTGGTCGTCATACCGAACCAGCGCCCAGTCCCAGCTGATCCGCTCGATCACGCGCGCGTCCTCGGCAGGGGCGAAGCGCAGTGGCACGTCGACCCCGGTGACGATCACGGTTTCGAACACCTCTCCGCCAAAGGTCTTGGTGAAATACCACGGGAAGGCGATGTAATCCGTGTCCTGCGCGCCCTCCTCGCCGATACCGCAGCCCAGCTGCACAGCGTCGGCAAGGTCATCCCAGCTGTTATAGGCCCCGGCATCGAGCCGCTTGCGCAGCTCCTCCACGCCCGAGCCGCCACCGAAATCGAGCGTCACGTCCGGATCGGTCAGAGCGATCAGCGCATCGGCATCGCGCAAGGTGATCGCGCGCTCCAGCCGTTGGTGAAACTCGGCATAGCCCGGCAGCCCGGTGCATTCGTCACGCGGCGCGAGCGGGCCGGGGCCTTCCCCTGCCGGCGCAGTCTGCGCGATCGCAGGTGCTGCCGCGAGGCCCACAGCAAGCACTCCGGTCAGGATATTCATCGCCAACGCCCGCATACAACCTCCCCATTCAAACGCCCACGTCATTCCGGGCCTGACCCGGGGGTCGGGCTTTTTCGAGGGTCGCGCTTAAAGAAGCACCACCCCTTATTCCCTGCCTGCGCAGGGACAGGCAAGTCCGGGGCGACGGAATGGCATGATGTGCCTAATCCGCCGCGTCGCGCGCATCTTCCAGTTGCTTGCCCTCGCCTTCTTCCTCCAGCGCAGCGACATCTTCCGACGTGTAGGTCGGTGTTTCAGCGATCTGCGGGATTTCCTCGATCTCGCGCTTGCCTATCTCGATGCCCTTTTCGGACAGACGCCGACCAGCGGAGAGGACATTGCGCTCGAAGCTGCCGACGAACTTGTTGTAGTTCTTGACCGCGCTTTCCAGCCCGCCGCCGACGCGCTTCATGTGCTCGGCCGCGATGGCGAGGCGGTCGTAGAGCTCCCCGCCCGCCTTGCCGATCTCCATCGCTTCCTTGGCGATCGTGTCCTGCCGCCAGACCTGCGCCACCGTCCGCGCAATCGCAACCAGATTGGTAGGAGTTGCCAGCAACACCTTGTTACGAAAGGCGAAATCCCACAACTCGGGATCGGCATCGAGCGCGGCGGCGACGAAATGCTCGCCGGGCACGAACATCACGACATAGTCGGGCGCGTCGTCGAACTGGCTCTGGTAGCTCTTCGACCCCAGCGTCTGGACATGGCCGCGCATCGACTTGGCGTGCAGGTCCAGATGCCGCTTGCGCTCCCCCTCGTCCTCCGCCTCGAACGCGGCCTGGTAGGCGTTCAAGGAGACCTTGGCGTCGATCACCAGCTTCTTGGAGCCGGGCACGTTGACGATCGCATCGGGCCGCAGCCTGCCCTCGTCGGTCTCCAGCGACTGTTCGAGGTTGAAGTCGGTATGCTCCGACAGGCCGCACTGCTCGAGCACGTTCTGCAACGCCCGCTCGCCCCAGCGCCCGCGCGCCTTGGGTGCGTTGGTCAGCGAATTGCCAAGCCGCTGCGCCTCGCGCCGGACCTCTTCCTGCCCCAGCCGCATCTGCTCGATCTGCGCGGCTAGCGAGGAGAAGGCATTGGTGCGCTTCTCCTCCAGCGCGGCGACCTGATCCTCGTATTTCTTGAGCCGGTCGCCCACCGGCGCGAGCAGCGCGCGAATCTTCTCCTCGGAGGATTTCTCGGAGTGGCCGAACCGCT
This genomic window contains:
- a CDS encoding RNA methyltransferase — translated: MPRREITSYSNPTIKALRSLREKKHRQRERRFLAEGLRLLTDARESGRVPEVLVMASKRDPHPLIDALEHAVEAAGGDVIETTPDILSKITGKDNPQAVAGAFAEWDTSLDRIDRDAAPIWLVAQALRDPGNLGTMLRTADAVGAGGLILIDDCADPFGVEAVRASMGAIFTQNLARARWEEFLPWLREGQGQLVAASLREAVPYRGAPYASPCFAMVGNESQGLPEAYETACDLRVTMPMRGRADSLNAAVAGAVLAYEVLASLEG
- the rmuC gene encoding DNA recombination protein RmuC; protein product: MEIIQIVGLIAGLLVGLAAGWFLGSRPVAEWKNRYAESEREAKETDAKYLRAYAELEASREKGARVDALEAELKETRARHETVLEEARRANGALSSELATLKEKTANFDEQKRLLVEAREELLKEFQNTGSAVLSKAQEAFLERATERFGHSEKSSEEKIRALLAPVGDRLKKYEDQVAALEEKRTNAFSSLAAQIEQMRLGQEEVRREAQRLGNSLTNAPKARGRWGERALQNVLEQCGLSEHTDFNLEQSLETDEGRLRPDAIVNVPGSKKLVIDAKVSLNAYQAAFEAEDEGERKRHLDLHAKSMRGHVQTLGSKSYQSQFDDAPDYVVMFVPGEHFVAAALDADPELWDFAFRNKVLLATPTNLVAIARTVAQVWRQDTIAKEAMEIGKAGGELYDRLAIAAEHMKRVGGGLESAVKNYNKFVGSFERNVLSAGRRLSEKGIEIGKREIEEIPQIAETPTYTSEDVAALEEEGEGKQLEDARDAAD
- a CDS encoding HPr family phosphocarrier protein, producing MSELRKTITIVNQRGLHARASAKLVEVTTRWPEATEIQVAKDGRAVDGRSILDLMMLGAARGDEIELIVAGEDADAALAEIAQLVETGFGEE
- a CDS encoding stimulus-sensing domain-containing protein, which encodes MADRVRVRRIPRPLEGGGVFSRLSLTARILAVNILPLLLLGGGIVYLDSYRAQLLDERYKLARIEAQITAEALAGATRARQDALLLQIGKEQDMRLRLFDPEGKLIADSFELGEPTFTLDDPTDDPFELRFARFLDQIVDTVVSAQPVPRYNEPESNNADSWPELQRARELGISQIELRQAADRTPVITAAAPVGLQGTTLLTTRNAVDITESVRRARSTLGTGVFVTLAASILLSLFLARTIVTPLQTLSKAAQRVRLGREREVQVPRLPDRRDEIGMLARAVADMTDALRHRIDAVEHFAADVAHEIKNPLASLRSATESLGTVEDPALRAQLLDIAIHDVRRIDRLVTEISDASRIDAEMSRATFSIVDLTVLVGNIIERRRNRGLDQGCEIAFEHPRGSARVVGVPERLERVVDNLVDNAVSFSPAGGTIRIVIARQDGTLSLMVMDSGPGIPPEARDKIFERFHSDRPEKEDFGHHSGLGLAIARTIAEAHEGTMRATDRPDGEPGACLVLTLPVAPADDSPTG
- the rapZ gene encoding RNase adapter RapZ produces the protein MSEPQKLMLVTGMSGAGKTTTLRVLEDLGWEAVDNFPVRLLRPMVREVLAGEDRVPLAIGFDTRTRGFEPQTVIAIVKSLQEREDLALSTLFIDCRSSELERRYNETRRRHPLANGRTALDGILAERDLLEPLRRWADLLVDTSQLATNELQQFVRQNFGTDGAPQIAVTVSSFGFARGMPPLADLVFDMRFLDNPHWVEDLREQTGLDEDVANFLHQTDGFEDNFTRIRELLMDLLPRYGAQGKSYVHIAFGCTGGRHRSVYTAERMAAALRDAGYSPTVSHRNLASRATDTVEMQTA
- a CDS encoding PTS sugar transporter subunit IIA, whose translation is MIGLILVTHGQLAREFVAAMEHVVGPQDAISSVCIGPQDDAEECRAQIRDQIGEVDRGEGVIILTDLFGGTPSNLAISLLEEGRVEVIAGINLPMLIRLARAREAMPVAEAVRAARDAGRNYITIASEFLARPSDEIKAAGK
- a CDS encoding response regulator transcription factor codes for the protein MPGMDPQTHPSETHSSAPAPATGGRRVVALVDDDRNILTTVSIALQAEGFETRVYSDGETALRALSDNPPDLAVFDIKMPRMDGLELLAKLRERSALPVIFLTSKDDERDEEAGFQMGADDYISKPFSLRLLVARIRAILRRSGLEDAAPEGSADSRLSEARASFTRGRLTMDPARHQVTWDGKPVSLTVTEFLLLEALAHRPGVIKSRNQLMDAAYPDDVFVDDRTVDSHIKRMRRKFRQVDSSFGAIETLYGAGYSFSDG